The Primulina huaijiensis isolate GDHJ02 chromosome 17, ASM1229523v2, whole genome shotgun sequence genome window below encodes:
- the LOC140962876 gene encoding V-type proton ATPase subunit a3, translated as MGERGRGGCCPPMDLMRSEPMQLVQIIIPVESANLSISYLGDIGLIQFKDLNVEKSPFQRTYATQIKRCGEMARKLRFFRDQMSKTGLSSQERSMTQPGLSLDDLEVKLGDLEAELVEINANSEKLQRSYNELVEYRLVLQKAGEFFHSAMSSAEAHQTEYSSNQSGEESLETPLLSEQGVTVDSTKQVKLGFITGLVPREKSMAFERILFRATRGNVFLKQAAVDETVIDPVSGEKVEKNVFAVFFSGERAKNKILKICEAFGANRYSFNEDLGKQAQMITETSGRLSELKTTIDAGLVHRGNLLQIIGEQFEQWNFLVRKEKSIYHTLNMLSIDVTKKCLVAEGWSPVFASKQIQDALHRATHDSNSQVDAIFQVLQTREMPPTYFRTNKFTTAYQEIVDAYGVAKYQEANPGVFTIVTFPFLFAVMFGDWGHGICLLLATLFLIFRERKLSSQKLGDIMEMTFGGRYVILLMALFSIYTGLIYNEFFSVPFELFARSAYVCRDPACRDSTTVGLIKERDTYPFGVDPAWHGTRSELPFLNSLKMKMSILLGVSQMNLGIILSYFNARFFKSTLNTWFQFIPQMIFLNSLFGYLSVLIIIKWCTGSQADLYHVMIYMFLSPTDELGENQLFPGQKTVQLVLLLLALVSVPWMLFPKPFLLKREHNRHHGESYAPLPGTDESLQSEANHNSHGHEEFEFSEVFVHQLIHTIEFVLGAVSNTASYLRLWALSLAHSELSSVFYEKVLLLAWGYNNVIILIVGLIVFIFATVGVLLVMETLSAFLHALRLHWVEFQNKFYEGDGYKFYPFSFASLDYEEE; from the exons ATGGGGGAGCGGGGGAGAGGAGGATGCTGTCCGCCGATGGATCTGATGCGGTCCGAACCGATGCAGCTCGTCCAGATCATTATCCCCGTCGAATCGGCTAATCTCTCAATCTCGTACCTCGGAGACATCGGTCTTATACAATTCAAAGAT CTGAATGTGGAAAAAAGTCCATTCCAACGAACATATGCCACCCAG ATTAAAAGATGTGGAGAAATGGCACGAAAGTTGAGATTTTTCCGTGACCAAATGTCAAAGACAGGGTTGTCATCTCAAGAAAGATCAATGACACAACCTGGTCTTAGTTTGGATGACCTTGAG GTTAAACTCGGGGACCTTGAGGCTGAGCTGGTTGAAATAAAcgcaaatagtgaaaagttgcaGCGATCCTATAACGAACTAGTAGAATACAGGCTCGTTCTCCAAAAG GCTGGTGAATTTTTTCACTCTGCGATGAGCAGTGCTGAAGCTCATCAAACAGAATACTCATCAAATCAAAGTGGTGAGGAGTCCTTGGAGACTCCGCTATTATCAGAGCAG GGAGTGACAGTTGATTCTACCAAGCAAGTTAAGTTAGGATTCATCACTGGACTCGTTCCCAGGGAAAAGTCAATGGCCTTTGAGAGGATTTTATTCCGTGCTACCAGGGGTAATGTGTTTCTGAAGCAGGCTGCAGTTGACGAGACAGTCATTGATCCTGTATCCGGGGAGAAG GTTGAAAAAAATGTATTTGCTGTCTTCTTTTCTGGAGAAAGGGCAAAAAACAAAATTCTCAAAATATGTGAAGCATTTGGAGCGAATAGATACTCGTTCAATGAGGACCTGGGCAAGCAAGCTCAAATGATTACAGAG ACCTCTGGTAGACTCTCAGAGTTAAAAACTACAATAGATGCAGGCCTGGTGCATCGTGGAAACTTGCTGCAAATTATTGGAGAACAATTTGAGCAGTGGAACTTTTTG GTGAGGAAGGAGAAATCCATTTATCATACTCTGAATATGCTCAGCATAGATGTCACCAAGAAATGTCTAGTGGCAGAAGGATGGAGTCCTGTTTTTGCCTCAAAACAG ATTCAGGATGCATTGCACCGGGCTACACATGACTCCAATTCACAGGTTGATGCTATTTTTCAAGTCTTGCAAACACGTGAAATGCCACCTACATATTTTCGAACAAACAAATTCACTACAGCTTACCAAGAGATTGTTGATGCATATGG AGTTGCCAAGTATCAGGAAGCAAACCCTGGAGTTTTCACCATTGTCACATTTCCATTTCTTTTTGCTGTCATGTTTGGTGACTGGGGGCATGGCATATGCCTTCTACTTGCAAcactatttttaattttcagagAGAGAAAACTCTCTAGTCAG AAACTTGGAGACATCATGGAAATGACCTTCGGTGGTCGATATGTCATTTTACTTATGGCACTTTTCTCAATTTACACTGGGTTGATCTATAATGAATTCTTTTCTGTGCCGTTTGAATTATTTGCCCGTTCAGCATATGTGTGTCGTGATCCGGCTTGCAG GGATTCTACTACTGTGGGCTTGATCAAAGAACGAGATACCTATCCGTTTGGAGTGGACCCTGCATGGCATGGTACACGCAGTGAGCTACCGTTTCTTAATTCattgaaaatgaaaatgtcGATCCTACTTGGAGTTTCCCAGATGAACCTGGGAATAATATTGAGCTATTTTAATGCCAGATTCTTCAAGAGTACCCTGAATACATG GTTCCAATTTATTCCCCAAATGATATTCTTGAACAGTCTATTTGGCTACCTATCTGTCCTAATCATCATTAAATGGTGCACTGGATCCCAAGCTGACCTATATCATGTTATGATATACATGTTTTTGAGTCCTACCGATGAGCTTGGTGAAAACCAGCTGTTCCCTGGTCAGAAGACAGTTCAG CTTGTTTTGTTACTTTTGGCACTTGTTTCTGTACCATGGATGCTGTTCCCAAAGCCGTTCCTGTTGAAGCGAGAACACAAC AGGCACCATGGAGAGTCTTATGCACCCCTTCCAGGAACTGACGAGTCGTTGCAATCAGAAGCAAATCACAATTCCCATGGTCATGAAGAGTTTGAATTCAGTGAAGTTTTTGTGCATCAGCTTATCCATACAATAGAATTTGTGCTTGGGGCAGTTTCAAATACGGCGTCTTATCTTCGTTTATGGGCTCTTAG TCTTGCCCACTCTGAGTTGTCCAGTGTGTTCTACGAGAAGGTTCTTCTTCTTGCATGGGG ATATAACAATGTAATTATCCTTATCGTTGGCTTAATCGTCTTCATATTCGCCACTGTTGGTGTGTTGTTAGTGATGGAAACACTTAGTGCCTTCCTCCATGCCTTGAGACTACATTGGGTGGAGTTCCAAAATAAGTTCTATGAAGGAGATGGATACAAGTTTTATCCATTCTCGTTTGCCTCACTCGATTACGAAGAAGAATGA
- the LOC140963280 gene encoding B-box zinc finger protein 20-like: HXGKEAYVFCTADEAALCQNCDDRIHNANKIARKHPRFSLQHPLCKESPSCDVCQERKALLFCQEDRALLCKECDVPVHRANEHTRKHNRFLLTGVKISPSPDSEHQATTSPIKLRSETDTNNSVTTDTSFQSNSVSNNSEQMSNFYGYDNESSQLVGQQGSASTSSISEYFMEGLPGWHVEDLLDPSPFRFL, encoded by the exons catNGTGGGAAGGAAGCATATGTTTTCTGCACTGCGGATGAGGCAGCCCTTTGCCAAAACTGCGATGATCGAATCCATAACGCCAACAAAATCGCACGCAAACATCCCCGTTTCTCCCTTCAACACCCTCTATGCAAAGAATCCCCGAGCTGCGACGTTTGCCAG GAAAGGAAGGCGTTACTGTTTTGCCAAGAAGACAGGGCTTTACTTTGTAAAGAGTGTGATGTTCCAGTACACAGAGCCAATGAACACACCAGGAAGCACAACAGGTTTCTTCTCACGGGAGTCAAGATTTCACCTTCCCCCGATTCCGAACATCAAGCTACCACATCCCCCATCAAACTTAGATCAGAAACAGATACCAATAATTCAGTAACCACGGACACAAGTTTCCAATCGAATTCGGTTTCAAATAATTCAGAACAAATGTCAAATTTTTACGGGTATGATAACGAATCGAGCCAGCTCGTTGGCCAGCAGGGTTCAGCTTCAACCAGCAGCATATCAGAGTATTTCATGGAGGGTTTACCCGGTTGGCATGTTGAGGATTTGCTTGATCCTTCACCATTTCGGTTTCTGTAA
- the LOC140962288 gene encoding uncharacterized protein produces the protein MATLFASSPHLILRRFVVPFLPTCPYRQPKQSLPLRTKPYLSLSRTLSFLPNPRAISQRIEDDVSVLDIEETHSEIEISSSADAYEGLERVLSSKIEPPSLSVKEKKELASYAHSLGKKLKSQQVGKSGVTDTVVTALIETLEANELLKLKIHGTCPGELDDVLKQLELSTGSVIVGRIGRTVILYRPSIAKLKAEEKKKQVQRVYLKRRSMSKQSPKSERLRPKTGPGQEQRKFGVGRRGSSRF, from the exons ATGGCGACACTATTTGCTTCCTCCCCACACCTGATACTACGTCGTTTCGTCGTCCCCTTCCTCCCTACATGTCCATATCGTCAACCCAAGCAATCTCTTCCACTCAGAACGAAACCATATCTTTCCTTATCGAGGACTCTAAGCTTCCTCCCTAATCCACGCGCCATTTCGCAGCGGATAGAAGATGATGTTTCTGTGCTAGATATCGAGGAAACCCATTCTGAAATCGAGATAAGTTCCAGTGCAGATGCCTATGAAGGTTTAGAGAGGGTTTTGAGTTCGAAAATTGAGCCCCCGAGTCTCAGCGTGAAGGAGAAGAAAGAGTTGGCTTCGTATGCTCACAGTTTGGGCAAAAAGCTCAAGTCACAGCAAGTTGGCAAATCTGGCGTCACTGACACTGTTGTGACGGCGTTGATTGAAACCCTTGAAGCCAATGAGCTTCTCAAG CTCAAAATACATGGTACCTGTCCGGGAGAATTAGATGATGTGCTGAAGCAGTTGGAGCTATCAACTGGGTCGGTAATCGTTGGGCGGATCGGTAGAACCGTGATTCTTTACAGGCCAAGCATTGCTAAGCTAAAGGCAGAAGAGAAGAAGAAACAAGTTCAAAGGGTTTATTTGAAAAGGCGATCTATGTCAAAACAATCTCCAAAG AGTGAAAGACTAAGGCCAAAGACAGGGCCAGGACAAGAGCAAAGAAAATTTGGTGTTGGTAGGCGAGGAAGTAGCAGATTTTGA
- the LOC140963353 gene encoding SH3 domain-containing protein 2-like yields MDAIRKQASRLREQVARQQQAVFKQFGAGVYGGSDNVVTDDPELIQHQKLERLYISTRAAKHFQRDIVRGVEGYIVTGSKQVEIGTKMSEDSRKYGAENTCTSGNLLSKAASNFARARALMEKERGNLLKVLGTQVAEPLRAMVMGAPLEDARHLAQRYDRMRQEAEAQAVDVAKKQAKVREGTAHPDMVLKLEAAEIKLHDLKSNVAMLGKESAAAMAAVESQQQRLTLQRLIAMVEAERAYHQRVLQILDQLEGEMMSERQRIEAAPSPSMDSVPAPPSYEEVNGATSLPLQNGLSDGMGYFLGEVVYSYQAESDVELNLSIGDYVVVRKISNNGWAEGECKGKAGWFPFGYVEKRDRVLASKMAEVF; encoded by the exons ATGGATGCCATCAGAAAACAAGCCTCCAGGCTCCGAGAACAGGTCGCAAGGCAACAACAG GCTGTCTTTAAGCAATTTGGAGCAGGGGTTTATGGAGGTTCGGACAATGTTGTAACTGATGATCCTGAGCTCATACAGCACCAGAAGCTTGAAAGGCTCTACATATCTACTCGTGCTGCCAAG CATTTTCAAAGAGACATTGTCCGTGGTGTTGAAGGTTATATTGTTACCGGGTCTAAGCAAGTTGAGATAG GAACTAAAATGTCGGAGGATAGCAGGAAGTATGGAGCCGAGAACACATGTACCAGTGGTAACTTATTATCAAAAGCTGCATCAAATTTTGCACGAGCTCGTGCTCTAATGGAGAAAGAACGTGGAAATCTCTTAAAAGTTTTGGGAACACAG GTGGCTGAACCTTTGAGAGCTATGGTAATGGGAGCTCCACTGGAAGATGCTCGCCATCTTGCTCAGAGATACGATAGAATGCGGCAAGAGGCGGAAGCTCAG GCTGTTGATGTTGCCAAAAAACAAGCCAAAGTCAGAGAAGGAACTGCCCATCCGGACATGGTTTTGAAACTTGAAGCAGCTGAAATTAAACTGCATGACCTGAAGTCTAATGTGGCCATGTTGGGGAAAGAATCAGCTGCAGCAATGGCTGCAGTGGAATCTCAGCAACAAAGATTGACACTTCAACGACTAATAGCCATG GTTGAAGCAGAACGTGCCTACCATCAGCGTGttcttcaaattcttgatcaatTAGAAGGCGAG ATGATGTCAGAGCGCCAAAGAATTGAAGCTGCGCCTTCTCCAAGCATGGATAGTGTGCCTGCTCCTCCATCTTATGAAGAAGTAAACGGTGCGACTTCTTTGCCTTTGCAGAATGGATTAAGTGATGGCATGGGATACTTTCTTGGGGAA GTGGTGTACTCTTATCAAGCTGAATCTGATGTGGAGCTTAATTTGTCAATTGGAGACTATGTTGTAGTGCGAAAG ATTTCAAATAATGGCTGGGCTGAAGGGGAATGCAAAGGAAAAGCAGGTTGGTTTCCATTTGGATACGTTGAAAAACGAGACCGTGTTCTTGCAAGTAAGATGGCGGAAGTTTTCTGA
- the LOC140962424 gene encoding GATA transcription factor 7-like — translation MECIETRALKSSFLSQMAMKTNPQVFYNDEGWCFAGVNSFNSDDFPVEDLLNLDSPEKEFQEGCVFQRPEQGEDVKKLPHEINFENSDDVVSGEFQSLSAGDLMVPFDELENLEWLSQFVDDSTSEFSLLCPARNFSGRNGRFSGNPPPLNISAVQKPRSPCFPLPLPTKPRSNRSRSNGRPWSLPWLTLSAAESSSTSLSSHGSSTITPLFSENPVQKTLWFSPLEKPPVKKQKRKPEYDGVAISGRRCTHCQVQKTPQWRAGPLGPKTLCNACGVRFKSGRLFPEYRPACSPSFSQENHSNSHRKVLEMRRRKENLVEPDLMVQSF, via the exons ATGGAATGCATTGAAACGAGAGCGTTGAAATCCAGTTTCCTCTCGCAAATGGCCATGAAAACGAATCCCCAGGTGTTCTACAACGATGAAGGATGGTGTTTTGCCGGAGTGAACAGTTTCAATTCCGATGATTTCCCCGTAGAAGACCTCCTTAACCTCGATTCTCCCGAAAAGGAGTTTCAGGAGGGGTGTGTTTTTCAGCGGCCTGAACAAGGTGAAGACGTGAAAAAGCTGCCACATgagataaattttgaaaattcggaCGACGTGGTTTCCGGCGAATTTCAGAGCCTTTCCGCCGGTGACCTCATGGTTCCG TTTGATGAATTGGAAAACCTTGAGTGGCTATCACAATTCGTGGACGATTCCACTTCAGAGTTCTCTCTGTTATGCCCTGCCAGAAATTTTTCTGGTAGAAATGGACGATTCTCCGGGAACCCTCCCCCACTCAACATTTCTGCGGTTCAGAAACCCCGGTCTCCGTGCTTCCCGTTGCCGCTTCCCACGAAACCGAGGAGCAACCGGTCAAGGTCAAACGGGCGGCCGTGGTCACTACCATGGCTGACATTGAGCGCCGCCGAGTCTTCTTCAACATCCCTGTCTTCACACGGTTCGTCCACGATAACCCCCTTGTTTTCCGAAAACCCGGTTCAGAAAACTCTCTGGTTTTCACCTCTCGAAAAACCTCCGGTAAAGAAGCAAAAGAGAAAACCGGAATATGACGGCGTCGCAATATCCGGGCGGCGGTGTACGCATTGCCAGGTGCAAAAGACCCCGCAGTGGCGAGCTGGACCGCTAGGCCCCAAAACATTGTGCAACGCTTGTGGTGTCCGGTTCAAATCCGGTCGGCTATTTCCCGAGTACAGACCGGCTTGCAGCCCGAGTTTTTCGCAGGAAAATCATTCCAATAGTCACCGGAAAGTTTTAGAAATGCGGCGGAGGAAGGAAAATCTTGTAGAACCGGACTTGATGGTTCAGAGTTTCTGA